A single Lolium perenne isolate Kyuss_39 chromosome 6, Kyuss_2.0, whole genome shotgun sequence DNA region contains:
- the LOC127307795 gene encoding uncharacterized protein, giving the protein MLTKRGDDGVEAAGQRHGGDASPAGRLLPAIRCPLPRLLRRQPYPSRQESAAGHSVAVFEIGPRVSSWRPRVGSSAGDQGVFRSSSEAARSPEGIWDRRLRHCYDALSKRGCSGSSRRCIGTIGAERPDLLKSSSWSVGVNGAETMGPSQVVSLLTCIDCMAHLFCEHSLFLCM; this is encoded by the exons ATGCTGACCAAGCGAGGCGACGATGGCGTGGAGGCGgctggccagcggcacggcggcgACGCATCTCCGGCGGGGCGTCTCCTCCCCGCCATTCGCTGCCCCCTCCCGCGCCTTCTCCGCCGCCAACCCTACCC TTCTCGGCAGGAAAGCGCTGCAGGGCATTCGGTCGCGGTGTTCGAGATCGGCCCCCGCGTTTCAAGCTGGCGCCCCCGGGTTGGGAGCTCTGCTGGCGACCAGGGTGTCTTCCGGAGCTCGTCCGAAGCTGCCAG GTCTCCTGAAGGCATTTGGGACAGGCGGCTCCGCCATTGCTATGATGCTTTATCCAAGAGAGGTTGCTCAGGCAGCAG TCGGCGCTGCATCGGCACAATTGGTGCGGAGCGGCCGGACCTCCTCAAATCCAGTTCATGGAGCGTCGGTGTAAATGGCGCAGAAACCATGG GTCCAAGTCAAGTGGTGTCTTTATTGACCTGTATCGACTGCATGGCGCATCTGTTCTGTGAACACAGTCTGTTTTTATGTATGTGA
- the LOC139831989 gene encoding uncharacterized protein, with amino-acid sequence MDKNAILDDLTDSEYYTFDREGYDDDDMDLDISTDTYGAESIDPFDFVYSNLPDSTYILKPEPDGEHCNAKKFERETDGFCCRNGTIKLAEPEPIPELMRLWSSADADSRHFRESIRFFNGHFSFTTLGVSLDNSCTNMRSGVYTFRAQGKLYHNMHSFGPNSRPEHLQLYFYDDDPSLIHRKEATKDLDQEVVRKVVDILRGNPYSELFRSLGAYKDNLENYHIELNTDNKLDQRRYNLPLSSEVAAIWVEGSDLANRFKRSIILYGDNNERHSIQATQGCYDPLSYPLFFPKGELGWHPNLPKRDTPWNTAQKSREDRDDEDGGGHICVSVRDYYCYRLQTRPAIFNPILHGGRLFQQFAVDMYIKIEGCRLSWFRDHQPEIRADLYKGIVDSITAGETRASAVGTRIVLPWKFQGGFRDMKRRHMDAMALVSTYGKPDIFLTMTCNPNWQEIHDALLPGQTPQD; translated from the exons ATGGACAAGAATGCCATCCTCGACGACCTCACGGACAGCGAGTACTACACGTTTGATCGTGAAG GTTACGATGATGATGACATGGACCTAGATATATCGACTGACACATATGGTGCGGAATCTATCGATCCTTTTGACTTCGTGTACTCGAACCTACCAGACAGTACGTACATTCTGAAGCCAGAACCGGACGGCGAACACTGTAATGCCAAGAAGTTCGAGCGTGAGACCGACGGTTTCTGTTGTCGAAATGGAACTATCAAGCTAGCTGAACCAGAGCCTATCCCGGAGCTCATGAGGCTATGGTCTAGCGCGGATGCGGACTCTCGGCATTTTCGGGAGAGCATACGATTCTTCAACGGCCACTTCTCATTCACAACTCTTGGTGTCAGCCTAGACAACAGCTGCACCAACATGAGGTCTGGGGTGTACACATTCCGGGCGCAAGGCAAATTATACCACAACATGCATTCGTTCGGGCCAAACTCTCGCCCGGAACATCTACAGCTCTACTTCTACGATGATGATCCCAGCCTAATCCATCGCAAGGAAGCCACCAAGGATTTGGACCAAGAGGTCGTGAGGAAGGTTGTGGACATACTAAGAGGAAACCCCTACTCCGAGCTGTTTAGGAGTTTGGGCGCCTACAAGGACAACCTCGAGAACTACCATATAGAACTAAACACCGACAACAAGCTAGACCAACGGAGATATAATTTACCGTTGTCATCCGAGGTGGCTGCGATCTGGGTTGAGGGGAGCGACCTGGCAAATAGATTCAAGCGCAGTATTATCCTCTACGGTGACAACAACGAGAGGCATAGTATACAGGCCACACAAGGATGCTATGACCCGCTCTCGTACCCCCTCTTTTTCCCAAAAGGGGAGCTCGGCTGGCATCCAAATCTTCCTAAACGTGATACGCCTTGGAACACTGCGCAAAAGTCAAGAGAGGACCGTGACGACGAAG ATGGAGGTGGCCATATATGCGTCTCCGTTAGGGACTACTACTGTTACCGACTACAGACGCGTCCAGCTATATTCAACCCCATACTACATGGCGGGCGTCTGTTCCAACAGTTTGCAGTCGACATGTACATAAAGATTGAGGGATGCAGGCTGAGTTGGTTCAGGGACCACCAGCCGGAGATACGTGCGGATCTATATAAAGGAATTGTGGATAGCATCACGGCCGGAGAGACTCGTGCAAGCGCTGTTGGAACAAGGATTGTTCTCCCGTGGAAGTTCCAAGGGGGCTTCCGAGACATGAAGCGTAGACATATGGACGCCATGGCGTTGGTCAGCACGTACGGCAAGCCTGACATCTTCTTGACGATGACCTGCAACCCTAACTGGCAGGAGATACATGATGCACTACTTCCAGGACAAACCCCTCAGGACTGA